In Salvia miltiorrhiza cultivar Shanhuang (shh) unplaced genomic scaffold, IMPLAD_Smil_shh fragScaff_scaffold_79, whole genome shotgun sequence, the sequence tatagtataaattagGAGTTTTTCCCATTCATCCCCCTGCCCGTCCTccctttttcttctctttcttctcccatcaatttttctctattttttttatacaatttaattATTGTCTAAACATCCTCAgatttaatttatgcataaaaatttaatattcatattatatataagatcgtgacaaaatatttaatatggtataaaaataataaaaatatgaatttgaaacgaataaattaagaaaactttaaaatattatattttctctctcttcgttaaaattttgtgtatgaaaatatttatttatttattatgacatgtaatactctataataaagatttgtaatgttaattttcattatcaaataatttagaggaattgatgtgcttattttattttttaaaatatattttatatttatttatattttatttatgttttatttctgtttaatatttatacttatttattcAAATGcgtcatttaattttgatgttcgCCGTGCATAGCACGGATGTGCGTATTAGTATGCCATAAATTGGAGTTTAATTTGTCTTACGGATTTTAATCCACAAGACGGTCTCATACCATTTTAATTCAACTTTGtagtttaaattcaaattataattaGGGACTGCTATTAATCTTGTAGTTATTATTAATATCgttaatttttaaattgtaTTTCTACTCATTTATtccatattttatttaagtatatatatatatatgtctagGTTTTCGTTATGAAAGAGGATCGAGTACCTCTTAAAATGTCATTTTGAGGCTATTTTAAAAGGGCtttaacttttaaaataaatacctAATTATTTTGGCCCTAAATTCAGGACCATGAGCGGGCCTTCTTTGACTCGGCAGATTGGGCTCTATGCAAGGTAATTTATCTCAAGTAACgacaattaaaaataatgatgAATCATGCTCTCTCCGTTTTATAAAAGTGTGCAATCTTTGCTATTTTGATACGTTTTATATAAATGtgtacttttttcttttttaattccCTTCTTACACTAATAAATATGGATCACTTCTTCCACCAATAATATACTCACCTAATTAATGTTTACTAAAACCTGTGTTGCCGACAATCATGTACACTCTTATGAAACGGAAGAAGTATTTCGGATAAAAACTTAAAGAATAGTTAATTACATAATCATATAAATCTCCCCCCTAtatatcattttattattatatttcttttttgcATAAAATTACCAGCAAGGTGCAGGAATTGATCAAAAATCAACAATTGCTATCGAGACATTGCGACCAAAATTACAGGTATTACACTTCAACGTTTTACCAGCAAGGTTAaggaattaaatattttaatattttaagtaaaaataacagaaaatatcaaaaaaaaattcaataatgtcgcgtttctaaatttttatcaaattgGTGCACAGcctttcatatttttttaagtaaagTTACATTATCAATTTTTAACTTTGTAGTATGgcatttatattttcaagtaatattaaaaaatatttaacttgctttttttttttaaattgtttctGCAGAGAACTCCTCACCAGCAATTGCCTCCTCGAAGGCCTGCTTGTACATCTTAATTAATCGCCAGCCATTctgtatttaatttatacacaaTATATACACTAAAATATATGTTTGGAAATATTGTTCAGTCGCAATTTACACAAATTGTTGGCCTCTTTTGTTGTTCATTATATTCcgtttaagattttttttttaaatatatttttaaaatgagaaatgagagtgagccctaaacTGAATTTGATAAAGGTTCAGTTCAAAAAACATATCAATAAACAATTGATCCAATTTTGCTTTAGTCTAGTGTTAGTAAAATCAGATAGGTGTTATGAATCTCACGAACAAATCAAAGATTTGTCAGTTCAATCAATAACACACGTAGCGGAATAAAATGATCTTTTACAAAATAGCCTTTTGAAGGTTGGGTTGTCAGGTTTCAGATTTCTCTTTTTCAATTATACCGGTTTCAGTTGAAGTAAAGattgagagcataaaagaaAAGTAACaactgaaagcaataaagaacacagagaattttacgtggttcagatcAATATTCTACATTCACGGTCAGCTGGTTAGAGTGACAACCActaggcttgtgcttacgggtgcacaacaaaccttacaactAAAACTACCGTTTCAgtgccaacacactgggttgaaCTTCTCGTCTCTTTTCTCAATCTCGCAGGTTTGCTAAGACTTCACTCGTCTTGCTTGCGGGGCTGAGAACTCTTCGAGTTTAGACAACCGTCTAAGACTCTATCACTCAAACACTAttttcgctcggttgaaaagggcTTTGtactaccaactagattacagagaacatgCTCTCTGTAATTGACATCTAGGCTTATGATTTACAAAGGAATGCCTagaggttctaagagaatatatgtaatcagatgactgatttttggcttggTGTATTCTCTTTTTCGATTCAAACTATGGATAAGTATGAGTAGGCTGACTTGTGGatttggcagaggttcagcaGGAtgtgtttgaatcggtgaagattaaaCTTGGATGTTgaacctatttataggcaaagtcttgaatagatcagTTAGTGGAGATTGTCTTCATAAATTTGCCGTTGTGAGATAACTTTGAATTTGGGCTCAAGTCTTCAATCTTCTGATATCCTTTCTGAAAGAAGTAAAGTCTTCTTTCTTGGAGATGGTGTTGCAGGCCGA encodes:
- the LOC131003135 gene encoding uncharacterized protein LOC131003135 encodes the protein MEDYKRSEQYNASSQHDHEIAMVDKKYGGLVPKKKPLISKDHERAFFDSADWALCKQGAGIDQKSTIAIETLRPKLQRTPHQQLPPRRPACTS